In Fusarium fujikuroi IMI 58289 draft genome, chromosome FFUJ_chr02, the genomic stretch GGGGTAGAAAatgccgaagaagatgagaaagagagagatgtAAAGGATAAGGAGAGATGGGCGAGGTTGAAAAGAGTCAAGAGTTTGTTTGATACGAAAGGGAGCAGGAAGTTGAGGCACTCGATAAGCAAGTCCATTAGTAGACCCGGAACTGCCACTTCGACAAAATCGGCCAAATCAAATGGAGGCCAGGCGGAGTGATGGATAGAGTCTCTGCCTTTGTTAGTAAAACACTTGATGATACCATAGTTGTGATGTTAGCATAGGGGCAAGGCGCGGACGGGCAACTACCCCCTCAATGCTGTATTAATACATTATTAAAGACGGGGCTGGCCCTCACACCAACTTGCTTCTCTGAGGTGTCTTATCACGTCGAACGAACTATTGTACAATGATTAAGAGCTAGATATTACATATATGAGTCGACTGGGTTCGACATCCAAGCTCATGATTTCCAAACGATATCATCAAAAGAGACGAGCTTCCCTGTATAAGCCTTAGTCTCAGGTTGCTTTTCTATCTTGTCTCCCAGAGAAAAGCCAGCCATCTCCAGTATTGCAAGTCTTACGCCCCCAATGCCACCTCTATCACCAAGCCGGCGGGATACGGACGCAATTTTGGAGGCTGTGGCATAAACATCCAGTACACGCCCAGACCCTTCCCTCCAGGAGGCAGCTGATTGGGCCTCTAAACCGCGCATGATGGCTTCGATCTGAGTATGAAGCCTGTGACATGCATCTTGCCACTCCTTCCCAGGCTTATCCGCTTTGGTGATGACGACCAATGTTCGAGTGTTAGATTGAGCAAGTGTTCTGAGCATCCATCTATCCGgttccttgagcttcttgtcggcCGGTATCAAGATCACAGCGCCACGAAGCATGTTCCTGACGTTGAGGTACTTCAGGATAGTCTTTCCCCATGCCTCTTGACTTTTAAATCCGTAGCCTGGCGTGTCCATAAGCACCAGGCTGTGATTTGGCGGTGCATCGCCCTTGCGAATAAGCTCCTTGGCAATCTTGGGACGTGGCCCAACACCATACGCATTCATCGTCGTAGTCTTGCCTGGTTTGTGGCTCACCTTGGCTATTTCCCGaccaccaagaagagcatTGAGGAAAGATGATTTTCCTGCATTGGAGGCACCCAGTACAACAATTTCTGGGGTGTGGTCGTTTTGGGGGTGGTCATGAAGGTTTTCGGCAGAGTAGAGTATCTGGTAGCGTTCTTCAAAGAACTTTCCTGCTGCTGCCAGAGCAGGCTTGTCTTCTTTCGGCACATCGACTGGCGAAGTTGAGCCCTGCTTGAAGCAGATCGACTCACTCTCTATCAATACCTGCTGATGGGGCTTGATTCCCTTAGGCAATGGTCCTCGCGGTTTAGCCTTTCGGGGTTTCGAGGTACTGTCATGGAGAGAAAAGCCTGGAACGATAATCTCCTGAGCAGACGGCTGGCTTCTGGGTTCCTCAGCCTTCACGTTGGAACTCAAGGTCGGCGTGACTGCAACTGGTGAAGTTGCAGGGCTGACTTGCTGT encodes the following:
- a CDS encoding related to gtp-binding protein engb, with the translated sequence MTPLRVFPSNPLCYLSSCPKVAGQKAHFSMSGRMNLRQRPLRRPTSRISNQAQQVSPATSPVAVTPTLSSNVKAEEPRSQPSAQEIIVPGFSLHDSTSKPRKAKPRGPLPKGIKPHQQVLIESESICFKQGSTSPVDVPKEDKPALAAAGKFFEERYQILYSAENLHDHPQNDHTPEIVVLGASNAGKSSFLNALLGGREIAKVSHKPGKTTTMNAYGVGPRPKIAKELIRKGDAPPNHSLVLMDTPGYGFKSQEAWGKTILKYLNVRNMLRGAVILIPADKKLKEPDRWMLRTLAQSNTRTLVVITKADKPGKEWQDACHRLHTQIEAIMRGLEAQSAASWREGSGRVLDVYATASKIASVSRRLGDRGGIGGVRLAILEMAGFSLGDKIEKQPETKAYTGKLVSFDDIVWKS